A part of Larkinella insperata genomic DNA contains:
- a CDS encoding molybdopterin-dependent oxidoreductase: protein MATRDNLEEKRPDKKPEREELTTEQQIRRRTLKAIGLFGLASLVPYGVWKWIQSQPKEAGLPGVFRKVLKTNEQLANGYFSNTHLAPTFPKEMAAKNVRVNGKDGLRSALDKDAWRLQVERNGKKTLSISLDELKTLPKQEIIFQFKCIEGWSQIQHWGGVNFADFVKKYQLGKKSGSDEWYSYVGMKTPDGGYYVGIDTPSALHPQTILAYEMNDEPLTDVHGAPLRLIIPVKYGVKNLKRIGSIWFSDERPRDFWAERGYDYHVGL, encoded by the coding sequence ATGGCGACTAGAGACAATCTTGAGGAAAAGCGGCCTGACAAAAAGCCGGAGCGCGAGGAACTGACCACCGAACAGCAGATTCGTCGGCGGACGCTGAAAGCAATTGGCTTGTTCGGGCTGGCCAGCCTGGTGCCATACGGCGTCTGGAAGTGGATTCAGTCGCAGCCGAAAGAAGCCGGTCTGCCCGGGGTGTTTCGCAAGGTGCTAAAGACGAATGAGCAGCTTGCCAACGGGTATTTCAGCAACACGCACCTGGCCCCGACTTTCCCCAAAGAAATGGCGGCAAAGAACGTTCGGGTCAACGGCAAAGACGGTTTACGGAGCGCCCTGGACAAAGACGCCTGGCGCCTGCAGGTGGAACGGAACGGCAAAAAAACGCTGTCTATCTCGCTTGATGAGCTCAAGACGCTGCCAAAGCAGGAAATTATTTTTCAATTCAAGTGCATCGAAGGCTGGAGCCAGATTCAGCACTGGGGCGGAGTCAATTTTGCCGATTTCGTAAAGAAATACCAGCTCGGAAAGAAAAGCGGGTCGGACGAATGGTACTCGTACGTCGGGATGAAAACGCCCGATGGCGGTTATTACGTCGGCATTGACACCCCTAGCGCCCTGCACCCGCAGACCATTCTGGCCTACGAAATGAACGACGAGCCACTGACCGACGTACACGGTGCCCCGCTCCGGCTGATTATCCCGGTGAAATACGGTGTCAAGAACCTCAAACGCATCGGCAGCATCTGGTTCAGCGACGAACGCCCCCGCGACTTCTGGGCCGAACGCGGTTACGACTACCACGTTGGCCTGTAA
- a CDS encoding S9 family peptidase, protein MRKLLLAVAFGLAFHGIRAQTAQQKIVVTDLTRIKQIGGIKTSPDGRQAVYTLTTTAPDPDKKDEYEYRTHLYLSGLKPGSAKALTNGSESARQPDWSPDGKSLAFVRTVKGKSQVFVMPLDGGEAWQLTNLSYGASSPQWSPDGKCILVTASVSLSELLKDSLLNPAKTVPAWSLEKPGFPDNSFIKPDKTVKPNPDGSLAEIRAYLNKDVEDKKAKVINRLNFQGEAATEPELSFTHLYSIEVTDNATPQPLTRGFYSFRAPVWMPDGRGVLTVTDRDTLQHPDREQDAALIWLAADGSGQQVRVLSEPGKTYLSPAVSPDGRQLAVLTSSAQGVNTGQIAVGRLNGTAVSDWQPIAFDRSAGNLKWGTASGAESKKKKGATAYAVFFTAPSNGGMPLYRLDPTTRQVTQLSDFDSGINAFDLAGDQVVFAKTEVANPSELYVANWTGAAAQRPITTGAVKLSSHNDWVSGKALSFPEKRTYKNSKGQTVEYWIMKPTALADGKATGSGKKYPLLLNMHGGPTAMWGPGEFSMWHEHQYFCAQGYGVVYANPRGSGGYGIEFQRANIRDWGTGPTEDVLAAATDAAREAWVDTSRQVITGGSYAGYLTAWIVAHDNRFKAAFSQRGVYELTTFMGEGNAWRLVPNYFGGYPWQKSVQEVLNQNSPYTFVENIRTPLLIKHGENDLRTGVIQSEMMYKSLKILGRPVEYVRMPGGTHELSRTGNVRQRIDRLLRIYEFFERYVGDKNSRQ, encoded by the coding sequence ATGAGAAAACTTCTGCTGGCGGTCGCGTTCGGGCTGGCCTTTCACGGCATCCGGGCGCAGACGGCTCAACAAAAAATTGTAGTTACCGACCTGACCCGCATTAAACAGATTGGCGGTATTAAGACTTCCCCCGACGGTAGACAGGCCGTTTACACCCTGACGACCACGGCACCGGACCCGGACAAAAAAGACGAATACGAATACAGAACGCACCTTTATCTGTCCGGTCTGAAACCCGGCAGCGCCAAAGCCCTGACCAACGGCAGTGAAAGCGCCCGCCAGCCGGACTGGTCGCCCGACGGTAAGTCCCTTGCGTTTGTGCGGACCGTGAAAGGAAAGTCGCAGGTTTTTGTGATGCCGCTCGATGGGGGAGAAGCCTGGCAATTGACCAACCTGAGCTACGGCGCTTCCAGCCCGCAGTGGTCGCCCGATGGCAAGTGCATTTTAGTCACCGCCAGCGTTTCGTTGTCGGAACTGCTGAAAGATTCCCTCCTGAATCCGGCGAAAACCGTTCCGGCCTGGTCGCTGGAAAAGCCGGGTTTTCCGGACAATAGTTTTATCAAACCGGACAAAACCGTAAAGCCCAATCCCGATGGTTCGCTGGCCGAAATCCGGGCTTACCTCAATAAGGACGTAGAGGATAAAAAAGCCAAAGTCATCAACCGGCTGAACTTTCAGGGCGAAGCCGCAACCGAGCCGGAACTGAGTTTTACGCACCTGTACAGCATTGAAGTAACCGACAACGCAACCCCGCAACCGTTGACGCGTGGTTTTTACTCCTTCCGCGCTCCGGTCTGGATGCCCGACGGCCGGGGCGTTCTGACCGTTACGGACCGCGATACGCTTCAGCACCCCGACCGGGAACAGGATGCCGCCCTGATCTGGCTGGCCGCCGACGGTTCCGGCCAGCAGGTCCGTGTCTTATCCGAACCGGGCAAAACCTATCTTTCTCCGGCGGTATCGCCCGATGGTCGGCAATTGGCGGTGCTGACCAGCTCGGCGCAGGGCGTCAACACCGGACAGATTGCCGTGGGCAGGCTGAACGGAACAGCCGTTTCTGATTGGCAGCCCATCGCCTTTGACCGGTCGGCGGGTAACCTGAAATGGGGGACGGCCTCGGGGGCGGAATCAAAAAAGAAAAAGGGGGCTACGGCCTACGCGGTATTTTTTACGGCTCCGTCGAACGGCGGGATGCCGCTTTACCGGCTGGACCCCACTACCCGGCAGGTAACACAATTGTCGGATTTTGATAGTGGCATCAACGCCTTCGATCTGGCGGGCGATCAGGTGGTTTTTGCCAAAACCGAAGTAGCCAACCCGTCGGAATTGTACGTAGCAAACTGGACCGGCGCTGCGGCCCAACGACCGATTACGACCGGCGCAGTCAAGTTGAGCAGCCACAACGATTGGGTTTCGGGCAAAGCCCTGAGTTTTCCGGAAAAACGCACCTATAAAAATTCCAAAGGACAAACCGTCGAGTACTGGATTATGAAGCCGACGGCCCTGGCGGACGGTAAGGCTACCGGTTCCGGTAAAAAATATCCGCTGCTGCTCAACATGCACGGAGGCCCGACAGCGATGTGGGGGCCGGGCGAATTTTCGATGTGGCACGAACACCAGTATTTCTGCGCTCAGGGGTACGGGGTGGTGTACGCCAATCCCCGGGGATCGGGCGGATACGGTATCGAGTTCCAGCGCGCCAACATCAGGGATTGGGGGACGGGTCCGACGGAGGACGTATTGGCCGCGGCAACCGATGCGGCCCGCGAAGCCTGGGTCGATACGAGCCGGCAGGTGATTACGGGTGGTTCGTACGCGGGCTACCTGACGGCCTGGATTGTGGCCCACGACAACCGGTTCAAGGCGGCCTTCTCGCAGCGCGGAGTCTACGAGCTTACGACGTTCATGGGAGAGGGTAACGCCTGGCGGCTGGTTCCGAATTATTTCGGCGGGTATCCGTGGCAAAAATCGGTGCAGGAAGTCCTGAACCAAAATTCGCCGTACACGTTTGTCGAAAACATCCGGACGCCCCTGCTGATCAAGCACGGGGAAAACGATTTGCGGACGGGCGTCATTCAGAGCGAAATGATGTACAAGAGCCTGAAAATTCTGGGTCGTCCGGTCGAGTACGTCCGGATGCCGGGCGGCACGCACGAACTGAGCCGAACGGGCAACGTGCGTCAGCGCATCGACCGGTTGCTGCGGATCTACGAATTTTTCGAACGGTATGTGGGCGACAAAAATAGCAGACAGTAA
- a CDS encoding SusC/RagA family TonB-linked outer membrane protein codes for MRRTLLLIVGMIWLSMVVATAQTRTLTGTIMAADEGPLPGANVVVKGSTTGTTTDNEGKFSLKIPSENTTLIISSIGFLTEEVTVGNRSTLDLTMKSDVKSLAEVVVTAFGVEKEVKSLGYGVQEIKGQSLTEARSSNVVNALSGKVAGLRVSSNGGPGSGSTIQIRGAASVSGNNQPLIVIDGVPIQQSFDKTYGSGISEVNPDNIKEMSVLKGPNAAALYGSRAANGVILITTKNGAGTKGIGVEINSNVTFERPWIKPKFQNIYGGGHGYRTWYNDGWSGAITDPLEIEQYRAAYGPNAPLTGTEGTDESWGGPMDGRLVRHWWTGKDVAPLTPNPNGWEDFWQTGQSITNSVALSGGNDKGSFRLSLGRLDQKGLVYFNDFYRNNFKLNSAYNFTSNFSATISAEYIKSGGNRSYSSGQEFIWSHRQNDWAKLRNWRDYTGVHIQRAVAGKPADTDPPNWQHTFFTNPFFSSEMLPNNNEKDRLVGNIALNYKILPSLSLMVRSGTDVWTDTRISVNNFERVRNGNRTPGAFTEEVLRRQETNHDAILTFNKALSTDFTTNIQVGGISRTNYYKRNYLSVGELVVDGLYNASNANPSRNTAESRIEKSQVNSVFGSFELGYKNALFLNATARNDWSSTLPSNNRSYFYPSVSASAVITDLLNVQSNMISFGKVRASWAQVGNDALPYQLLQTFRAGTSWAGSTPEFYENTQIANSTLKPEITTGTELGLDVRFLRGRVGLDLTYYNQVSRDQILAVEISKASGYNSRFLNAGKITNKGLEVVLTGTPVKTGSGFNWETTVNFSRNRNKVLELAEGLTTYTLTTRQGLITEARVGQPYGSFYGVGFEHAPDGQIIYGANGYPVVSSTPRILGNIQPKWTGGWLNSLSFRGFSVSALVDVKWGGDFFDEGTGTARWTGQYEETALGREEGVIGKGVYNAGTAENPNYVPNTVIVPAKNLIGYNNPRSYHEASIYDGSYVKLREATIGYQIPTAFLNRIKLRSAKISLVGRNLLMLFKNTTHVDPEVDRFGGNQQGFAYGELPSSRSIGANLSLSF; via the coding sequence ATGAGGAGAACGCTACTTCTGATAGTAGGGATGATATGGCTATCCATGGTCGTGGCCACGGCTCAGACCCGCACGCTTACCGGGACAATTATGGCGGCTGATGAAGGGCCTCTCCCGGGTGCCAACGTGGTGGTTAAAGGCAGTACGACCGGAACGACAACCGATAATGAAGGCAAATTCAGCCTGAAAATTCCCAGTGAAAACACCACCCTGATTATCAGTTCCATCGGCTTTTTGACCGAAGAAGTGACCGTTGGCAACCGCTCGACGCTTGACCTGACGATGAAATCGGATGTGAAATCGCTAGCGGAGGTCGTCGTGACGGCTTTTGGCGTAGAAAAAGAAGTAAAATCGCTGGGCTACGGCGTCCAGGAAATCAAAGGCCAGTCGCTCACCGAAGCCCGTTCGTCGAACGTCGTGAATGCGTTATCCGGTAAAGTGGCCGGGTTGCGGGTGAGTTCCAACGGCGGTCCGGGCAGCGGCTCCACGATTCAGATTCGGGGTGCTGCGTCGGTATCGGGCAACAACCAGCCGCTGATCGTTATTGATGGCGTACCCATTCAGCAGTCGTTTGACAAGACGTACGGTTCGGGTATTTCGGAAGTGAACCCGGACAACATTAAGGAAATGAGCGTGCTGAAAGGCCCGAACGCAGCAGCTCTTTATGGATCGCGGGCGGCCAACGGGGTGATTCTGATCACGACGAAAAACGGCGCCGGAACGAAGGGAATCGGGGTCGAAATCAACTCCAATGTGACCTTCGAACGTCCGTGGATCAAGCCGAAATTTCAGAATATCTACGGGGGCGGACACGGTTACCGCACCTGGTACAACGACGGCTGGTCGGGCGCCATTACCGATCCGCTGGAAATTGAGCAATACCGCGCTGCGTACGGCCCGAATGCTCCGCTGACCGGTACGGAAGGAACCGACGAAAGCTGGGGCGGTCCGATGGATGGACGGCTGGTTCGTCACTGGTGGACCGGCAAAGACGTGGCTCCGCTGACGCCAAACCCCAACGGCTGGGAAGATTTCTGGCAAACCGGTCAATCCATTACCAACAGCGTCGCGCTTTCGGGCGGCAATGACAAAGGCAGCTTCCGGTTATCCCTGGGCCGTCTGGATCAGAAAGGGCTGGTTTATTTCAATGACTTCTACCGGAACAACTTCAAACTGAACTCGGCGTACAATTTTACGTCGAACTTCAGCGCGACCATTTCGGCGGAATACATTAAATCGGGTGGTAACCGGAGCTACAGCAGCGGTCAGGAATTTATCTGGTCACACCGGCAGAACGACTGGGCCAAGCTCCGCAACTGGCGCGATTACACGGGCGTTCACATTCAGCGTGCCGTTGCTGGCAAACCCGCCGATACCGATCCGCCGAACTGGCAGCACACGTTTTTCACGAACCCGTTCTTCTCGTCGGAAATGTTACCCAACAACAACGAGAAAGACCGCCTAGTAGGCAACATCGCCCTGAATTACAAAATCCTGCCTTCGCTGAGCCTGATGGTCCGGAGCGGAACCGACGTGTGGACGGATACCCGAATCAGCGTCAACAATTTTGAGCGGGTCCGGAACGGCAACCGGACGCCCGGCGCCTTTACCGAAGAAGTCCTGCGTCGGCAGGAAACCAACCACGATGCAATCCTGACCTTCAACAAAGCCCTCAGCACGGATTTCACGACAAATATTCAGGTAGGGGGAATTTCACGGACCAACTACTACAAACGCAATTACCTCAGTGTGGGTGAACTGGTTGTTGACGGTTTATACAACGCTTCCAACGCCAACCCGAGCCGGAATACCGCCGAGAGCCGTATTGAAAAATCACAGGTTAATAGCGTGTTTGGATCGTTCGAATTGGGTTACAAAAACGCCCTTTTCCTGAACGCAACGGCCCGTAACGACTGGTCGAGTACGCTGCCGTCCAACAACCGTTCGTATTTCTACCCGTCGGTATCGGCCAGCGCCGTCATCACGGATTTGCTGAATGTGCAGAGCAATATGATTTCTTTCGGTAAAGTCCGGGCGAGTTGGGCGCAGGTGGGGAACGACGCCCTGCCGTATCAGTTGCTGCAAACCTTCCGGGCCGGAACGTCCTGGGCGGGCTCAACTCCGGAGTTTTACGAAAATACGCAGATTGCCAACTCAACGCTGAAACCGGAAATTACGACCGGTACCGAGTTGGGTCTGGATGTCCGTTTTCTGAGAGGACGCGTCGGCCTGGATCTGACATATTACAACCAGGTGTCGCGTGATCAGATTCTGGCCGTCGAAATCTCCAAGGCGAGCGGTTACAACTCCCGCTTTTTGAACGCCGGTAAAATCACCAACAAAGGTCTTGAAGTGGTCCTGACCGGGACACCCGTCAAAACCGGTAGCGGTTTCAACTGGGAAACGACGGTCAACTTCTCGCGGAACCGCAACAAGGTGCTGGAACTGGCGGAGGGTCTGACGACCTACACCCTGACCACGCGCCAGGGGTTGATTACGGAAGCCCGCGTAGGACAACCGTACGGCAGTTTCTATGGGGTTGGTTTCGAGCACGCACCCGATGGACAGATCATTTACGGAGCCAACGGCTATCCGGTGGTTTCGTCAACGCCCCGGATTCTGGGCAACATTCAGCCTAAATGGACCGGCGGCTGGTTGAATAGCCTGTCATTCCGGGGCTTCTCGGTGTCGGCGCTGGTTGACGTGAAATGGGGTGGCGACTTCTTCGATGAAGGAACCGGAACGGCCCGCTGGACCGGCCAGTACGAAGAAACGGCCCTCGGACGCGAAGAAGGGGTCATTGGAAAGGGAGTTTATAACGCCGGAACGGCCGAAAACCCGAACTATGTGCCCAACACGGTGATTGTCCCGGCCAAAAACCTCATCGGATACAACAACCCAAGGAGCTACCACGAAGCGTCGATCTACGACGGCAGCTACGTCAAACTCCGCGAAGCCACGATTGGCTACCAGATTCCGACGGCTTTCCTGAATCGGATTAAACTCCGCTCGGCCAAAATCTCGCTGGTGGGCCGGAACCTGCTCATGCTGTTCAAAAACACCACTCATGTTGATCCTGAAGTAGACCGTTTCGGCGGAAATCAACAGGGTTTTGCGTACGGTGAATTGCCCAGCTCGCGCAGCATCGGTGCCAACCTGAGTCTGTCATTCTAA